The following are encoded in a window of Thalassotalea insulae genomic DNA:
- a CDS encoding ArsI/CadI family heavy metal resistance metalloenzyme, protein MKRIHIHIAVNELSTSIGFYSTIFGTSPTVERNDYAKWQLSDPAVNFAISTRGDTIGINHLGMQVDSEEELAEIAQRLDDAEIAYSKQQGASCCYAHSNKHWALDPQEIAWESFHSLGEISTFSDGANAVTEGEPSSCCIPLNISQSSDKTASVCCVPNENDAPACCE, encoded by the coding sequence ATGAAACGTATCCACATACATATTGCTGTCAATGAGTTATCAACTAGTATCGGTTTTTATTCAACAATTTTTGGCACATCACCCACTGTTGAACGTAACGATTATGCAAAATGGCAGTTGAGTGACCCGGCTGTGAATTTTGCTATATCGACACGCGGAGATACGATTGGCATCAATCATTTAGGTATGCAGGTTGATTCAGAAGAAGAACTAGCAGAAATTGCTCAACGACTTGATGATGCGGAAATTGCGTACTCTAAACAGCAGGGCGCTTCGTGTTGCTATGCTCATTCGAATAAACATTGGGCATTAGATCCACAAGAAATAGCTTGGGAGTCATTTCACTCATTGGGAGAAATCTCGACTTTTAGTGACGGAGCTAATGCTGTTACAGAAGGTGAACCTTCCAGTTGTTGCATCCCGTTAAATATTAGTCAAAGCAGTGATAAGACGGCATCAGTATGTTGTGTGCCTAATGAAAATGATGCGCCTGCATGCTGTGAATAA
- a CDS encoding sigma-70 family RNA polymerase sigma factor: MNINQTTLTIEKAWQDYHRGLLAFIRTKVGVLEDAEDILNDVFSALIKTTDVNDAPDNIASWLYRVTRNKIVDYYRVKGKFEQLPDELVSANEDVNVIEQLAVCMLPMINVLPESYQRPLILSEIEGKKYKEVATELNLTLSAVKSRILRGREKLQKSMIACCNFYRDGAGNIMGYEQKGTHACRDCDK, encoded by the coding sequence GTGAATATTAACCAAACAACATTAACTATTGAAAAGGCGTGGCAAGACTATCATCGAGGGTTGCTTGCTTTTATTCGTACTAAAGTTGGTGTTTTAGAAGATGCTGAAGATATATTAAATGATGTTTTTTCGGCACTGATTAAAACTACTGATGTTAATGATGCCCCTGATAATATTGCATCATGGTTATATCGGGTCACTAGAAACAAAATTGTTGATTACTATCGAGTGAAAGGTAAGTTTGAACAGTTACCGGATGAGCTCGTTTCAGCAAATGAAGATGTTAATGTTATTGAGCAATTAGCCGTTTGTATGCTGCCTATGATTAATGTCTTACCTGAAAGCTATCAACGACCGTTAATTCTTTCTGAAATTGAAGGAAAAAAATATAAGGAAGTTGCCACTGAGCTTAATTTGACTTTATCTGCGGTTAAATCACGAATCTTGAGAGGCAGAGAGAAGTTACAAAAAAGTATGATTGCTTGTTGTAATTTCTATCGTGATGGCGCTGGTAATATTATGGGGTATGAGCAAAAAGGGACTCACGCTTGTCGTGATTGTGACAAATAG
- a CDS encoding serine hydrolase domain-containing protein produces MKVKLLFISVIAFIWSLPSLAIETSFIHQAVSDVNNGLYKGIDSILIYENNNLVSEHYFNSFDEEQLHQTKSTFKSITGLLAAIAFDKNILDPNEFVLPLISRFLTLEHVDSRKAKIKVKDLLNMTSGLDCSEMPGTGPYHEEGVDNGANPLKYSLSITMSTEPGIEWKYCNANSFLLGVVISAALERAKYSNIDHFANKYLYQPLAIDDYRTYQSPDGFLYAQGNARFKPKGLAKFGLLMLNKGQWQGKQIVSSRHIDSILNGIVDTHWSWTDLIKGHTPLKARYGYQWHRTVFEIDNKTIPASHTWGNGGQFVFVVPSLDAVIVFTGSNYGNIVKQKQVFEIMYKYLLPAFSNVS; encoded by the coding sequence TTGAAAGTTAAGTTATTATTCATTTCAGTAATAGCATTTATATGGTCATTGCCTTCGTTAGCTATTGAAACAAGCTTTATTCATCAAGCTGTATCCGATGTGAACAATGGTCTATATAAAGGCATCGATAGCATATTGATATATGAAAACAATAATCTTGTTAGTGAGCATTATTTTAATAGTTTTGACGAGGAGCAACTTCATCAAACTAAGTCGACATTTAAAAGTATTACAGGATTATTGGCAGCTATTGCATTTGACAAAAACATCTTAGATCCCAATGAGTTCGTTTTACCTTTGATTTCACGATTTTTGACCTTGGAACATGTTGACTCTCGAAAAGCTAAGATAAAAGTTAAAGACTTACTTAATATGACGTCGGGATTAGATTGCTCGGAGATGCCAGGCACAGGGCCGTATCATGAAGAAGGCGTAGATAACGGGGCCAATCCTCTGAAATATAGCCTTTCAATAACAATGTCTACAGAACCTGGTATTGAATGGAAATATTGTAATGCTAATTCATTTTTACTTGGTGTTGTAATTTCTGCTGCTTTAGAACGAGCGAAGTACTCCAATATTGATCATTTTGCTAATAAGTATTTGTATCAACCTTTGGCAATTGATGACTACCGAACATATCAAAGTCCTGACGGGTTCCTTTACGCTCAGGGAAACGCTCGTTTTAAACCAAAGGGGTTAGCAAAGTTTGGCTTACTAATGCTCAATAAAGGTCAGTGGCAAGGAAAGCAAATTGTTTCTAGTAGGCACATTGATTCTATTTTAAATGGTATAGTTGATACACATTGGTCCTGGACTGATTTAATCAAGGGGCATACTCCATTAAAGGCGCGATATGGCTATCAATGGCATCGCACTGTGTTTGAAATTGATAATAAAACTATTCCAGCCAGTCATACTTGGGGAAATGGTGGGCAATTCGTCTTTGTAGTTCCAAGTCTAGATGCAGTCATTGTTTTTACCGGGAGTAACTATGGCAATATAGTCAAACAAAAGCAAGTATTTGAAATAATGTACAAATACTTGCTTCCTGCATTTAGCAACGTAAGTTAG
- a CDS encoding class I SAM-dependent methyltransferase, protein MESHILASQLRCPNGAEASEVAQRMNEANRALNHKCIELLQLRASDSLLEIGPGNGAFVADIIDMANNISYMGLDWSAEMVAEAKRLNKRLVEQGRAQFQQGSSEQLPFEASSFNKVLAVHTLYFWENPGDHLAEVRRVMKPSSLFCIAFGDRSFMKELPFVPYGFNLYDEAEACTLLRSSGFQIIDTYQHEESGRSNTGDQVNKVINIIISKA, encoded by the coding sequence ATGGAATCACATATACTTGCATCCCAGTTGCGCTGCCCCAATGGTGCGGAAGCATCTGAAGTTGCACAAAGGATGAATGAGGCAAACCGCGCCCTAAATCATAAGTGTATTGAGCTTCTGCAACTAAGGGCTTCAGATTCATTATTGGAAATTGGCCCGGGTAATGGGGCATTTGTCGCCGATATTATTGATATGGCCAATAATATTTCCTATATGGGACTTGATTGGTCTGCTGAGATGGTAGCCGAGGCTAAACGCCTCAACAAGCGCCTGGTAGAACAGGGACGTGCGCAATTTCAACAGGGCAGCTCTGAGCAGCTTCCCTTTGAAGCAAGTTCATTCAATAAAGTGTTGGCAGTTCACACCCTATACTTTTGGGAAAACCCAGGCGACCACCTAGCGGAGGTTCGGCGGGTAATGAAACCGAGTAGCCTATTTTGTATTGCCTTCGGAGACCGTTCCTTTATGAAGGAGCTTCCGTTTGTGCCGTATGGTTTTAATCTCTATGATGAGGCAGAAGCCTGTACGCTACTGCGCTCTTCCGGCTTTCAAATAATAGATACTTATCAGCACGAGGAAAGTGGGCGGAGTAACACAGGTGACCAAGTGAACAAAGTCATTAACATTATCATAAGTAAAGCCTAA
- a CDS encoding IS110 family transposase, which produces MNNKNNQNEINVGVDTGKSQLDIYIRPLDIYFTVTNDEIGIKKAIKEIKKYKPTRITIEATGRLEQDFIMACAKANLPFVVANPAHIKKFAGAIGQHAKTDKLDAQLIAYYGEAIKPKLSMLKPATMQLMSDLLSRRRQLIGLQTMEKNRLKIMPKTISSMINPILTAIKNQLDKLDQKLLKLMESCDDYKTKNMIIQSMPGVGNVVAFNLLSDMPELGYLTNKQASSLIGVAPFNKESGIYRGTRQIRGGRPKIRTAMYMAMMSAIQCNSVFKGTYERLLAAGKTKKTALIACVRKMIVILNSMVRDGVMWDPKMS; this is translated from the coding sequence ATGAATAACAAAAATAATCAAAACGAAATAAATGTTGGTGTTGATACTGGCAAATCACAACTCGATATTTACATACGCCCGTTAGATATTTATTTCACCGTGACTAACGACGAAATAGGTATTAAAAAGGCGATTAAGGAAATCAAAAAATATAAACCAACACGCATCACTATTGAAGCAACTGGACGTCTTGAGCAAGACTTTATTATGGCTTGCGCAAAAGCTAATTTGCCTTTTGTTGTAGCCAACCCTGCACATATCAAAAAATTTGCAGGTGCCATAGGGCAGCATGCAAAAACAGACAAATTAGATGCACAACTTATTGCATATTACGGTGAAGCGATAAAGCCCAAACTTTCAATGCTAAAGCCCGCTACCATGCAATTGATGAGCGACTTACTTTCTCGTCGTAGACAGTTAATAGGTTTACAAACCATGGAAAAGAACCGTCTAAAAATCATGCCAAAAACAATCAGCAGTATGATTAATCCCATTTTAACTGCCATTAAAAATCAGCTCGATAAGCTAGACCAAAAACTACTTAAACTAATGGAAAGCTGTGATGATTATAAAACTAAAAACATGATAATCCAGAGCATGCCTGGTGTTGGTAATGTCGTCGCTTTCAACTTACTAAGCGATATGCCTGAGCTCGGTTATCTAACAAATAAACAAGCATCGTCATTGATTGGTGTTGCGCCATTTAATAAAGAAAGTGGTATCTATCGTGGCACAAGACAGATACGAGGAGGACGTCCCAAAATTCGAACGGCAATGTACATGGCGATGATGTCCGCAATCCAATGTAACTCAGTTTTTAAAGGTACTTACGAACGGTTATTAGCGGCAGGAAAAACCAAAAAAACAGCATTAATTGCCTGTGTAAGAAAGATGATTGTGATCTTAAATTCAATGGTAAGAGATGGTGTCATGTGGGATCCTAAAATGAGTTGA